In the Klebsiella aerogenes KCTC 2190 genome, one interval contains:
- the tssH gene encoding type VI secretion system ATPase TssH, producing the protein MSEISRAVLFGKLDTLLFTSLESATAFCKLRGNPYVELVHWLHQLMQQQDGDLQHIIRHFALDEQALTRDIIAALDALPRGASSVSDLSEHIDSAVERAWVYGSLKYGVNRIRGGHLLIGLLKTWNLANVLKGISPQFSKINVDALSESFETLLAASKESQQAAVEAANTSATPTAQGTLAQYGQNLTLRAQEGKIDPVVGRDEEIRQMVDILMRRRQNNPLLTGEAGVGKTAVVEGLARRIAAGDVPQPLRNIELWLLDIGMLQAGAGMKGEFEARLQALINEVQSSPTPIVLFIDEIHTLIGAGGQQGTGDAANLLKPALARGQLRTIGATTWAEYKKYIEKDPALTRRFQTVQVHEPDEEKALLMLRSTVSPLEKHHRVLLLDEAVNAAVKLSHRYIPARQLPDKAVALLDTACARVAVSQSAPPPQLEDCLQRIAALDVELEIAQRENRVAIGDAQRIEQLKQARQQQETERDTLSRRWEQERALVDEVIALRAQLQEADDDAEPALRQTLNEKQLALKTLQGEMPLLFAAVDENVVAAVVADWTGIPLGRMVKNEIDAVLSLADTLNQRVIGQRHGLDLIAKRVRTSRARLDDPNKPVGVFMLCGPSGVGKTETALALAEALYGGEQNVITINMSEFQEAHTVSTLKGAPPGYVGYGEGGVLTEAVRRRPYSVVLLDEIEKAHPDVHEIFFQVFDKGWMEDGEGRHIDFRNTIIILTSNVGTELISAMCADPDLMPEPEALSGALRQPLLQVFPPALLGRLLVVPYYPLSDAMLGQIVRLQLARIQRRLQDNHNIVCEIDDSVVEQVVQRCTEVESGGRMVDAILTNTLLPQMSQILLTANRNDEQFTQLRISYAQGEFHCQFAA; encoded by the coding sequence ATGTCAGAAATCAGCCGTGCCGTACTCTTCGGCAAACTGGATACGCTGTTGTTTACCTCGCTGGAAAGCGCAACCGCCTTTTGTAAACTGCGCGGCAACCCTTACGTTGAGCTGGTGCACTGGCTGCATCAGCTGATGCAGCAGCAGGACGGCGATCTGCAACACATTATCCGCCATTTCGCCCTTGATGAGCAGGCGCTGACCCGCGATATCATCGCGGCCCTGGATGCGCTGCCGCGCGGCGCCAGTTCGGTCTCCGACCTTTCTGAGCATATCGATAGCGCCGTCGAACGCGCGTGGGTTTATGGCTCGCTGAAATATGGCGTCAACCGCATCCGCGGCGGCCATTTGTTAATAGGGCTGCTGAAAACCTGGAATCTGGCTAACGTTCTGAAAGGCATTTCGCCGCAGTTTAGCAAAATCAATGTCGATGCCTTGAGCGAGAGCTTTGAGACGCTGCTGGCCGCCAGTAAAGAGAGCCAGCAGGCGGCGGTGGAGGCGGCCAACACGAGCGCGACGCCGACGGCGCAGGGTACGCTGGCCCAGTACGGACAGAACCTGACGCTGCGGGCGCAGGAGGGCAAAATCGATCCGGTGGTTGGCCGCGATGAAGAGATCCGCCAGATGGTGGATATCCTGATGCGGCGCAGGCAGAACAACCCGCTGCTGACCGGGGAGGCTGGCGTCGGTAAAACCGCGGTGGTGGAGGGGCTGGCGCGGCGGATCGCCGCAGGCGATGTCCCGCAGCCGTTGCGTAATATTGAGCTGTGGCTGCTGGACATCGGCATGCTGCAGGCCGGTGCGGGCATGAAAGGCGAATTTGAAGCCCGTCTTCAGGCGTTAATTAACGAAGTGCAATCCAGCCCGACGCCGATCGTGCTGTTTATCGACGAGATCCACACCCTGATTGGCGCAGGCGGCCAGCAGGGCACCGGCGATGCGGCGAACCTGCTGAAACCGGCGCTGGCGCGCGGACAGTTACGCACCATCGGCGCGACCACCTGGGCGGAGTACAAAAAATATATTGAAAAAGATCCGGCGCTGACCCGCCGTTTCCAGACGGTGCAAGTCCACGAGCCGGATGAAGAGAAAGCGTTGCTGATGCTGCGCAGTACTGTATCGCCGCTGGAGAAACACCATCGGGTGCTGCTGCTTGATGAAGCGGTTAACGCGGCGGTGAAGCTGTCGCATCGTTATATTCCCGCGCGGCAGTTGCCGGATAAAGCGGTCGCGTTGCTGGATACCGCCTGCGCCCGCGTCGCCGTCAGCCAAAGCGCGCCGCCGCCGCAGTTGGAAGATTGCCTGCAGCGCATTGCCGCCCTGGATGTGGAACTGGAGATTGCCCAACGCGAGAACCGGGTGGCGATTGGCGATGCTCAGCGCATTGAGCAACTCAAGCAGGCGCGTCAGCAGCAGGAAACCGAACGCGATACCTTGAGTCGTCGCTGGGAGCAGGAACGCGCGTTGGTTGATGAAGTCATCGCGTTGCGCGCGCAATTGCAGGAGGCTGATGACGACGCCGAGCCGGCGCTGCGCCAGACGCTTAATGAAAAACAGCTGGCGCTAAAAACCCTGCAGGGTGAGATGCCGCTGCTGTTCGCGGCGGTAGATGAGAACGTGGTGGCGGCGGTGGTCGCTGACTGGACCGGCATTCCGCTGGGGCGGATGGTCAAAAATGAAATTGACGCCGTACTGAGCCTGGCCGACACGCTCAACCAGCGAGTGATTGGCCAACGCCACGGGCTGGATCTGATCGCCAAACGTGTTCGCACCTCACGCGCGCGGCTCGACGATCCCAATAAGCCGGTCGGCGTCTTTATGCTTTGCGGGCCATCCGGCGTGGGTAAGACCGAAACCGCGCTGGCGCTGGCGGAAGCGCTGTACGGCGGCGAACAGAACGTTATCACCATCAACATGAGTGAGTTCCAGGAGGCGCATACCGTCTCGACCCTGAAGGGCGCGCCACCGGGTTACGTGGGTTACGGCGAAGGCGGGGTGCTGACTGAAGCGGTACGACGCCGCCCGTATAGCGTGGTGCTGCTGGATGAAATCGAGAAGGCGCATCCGGACGTGCACGAAATTTTCTTCCAGGTGTTTGATAAAGGCTGGATGGAAGACGGTGAAGGCCGCCATATCGATTTCCGCAATACAATCATTATCTTAACGTCTAACGTCGGTACCGAGCTGATTAGCGCTATGTGCGCCGATCCGGATCTGATGCCCGAGCCGGAAGCGCTGAGCGGCGCGCTGCGTCAGCCGCTGTTACAGGTCTTCCCGCCAGCACTGCTTGGCCGCCTGTTGGTGGTGCCGTACTACCCGCTGAGCGATGCGATGCTGGGGCAAATCGTGCGTCTGCAGCTGGCGCGTATTCAGCGCCGTCTGCAGGACAATCACAACATTGTCTGCGAGATTGACGACAGCGTCGTCGAGCAGGTGGTTCAGCGTTGTACCGAAGTGGAATCCGGCGGGCGTATGGTCGATGCGATTCTGACCAACACGCTGCTGCCGCAGATGAGCCAAATTCTGTTAACCGCCAACCGTAACGATGAGCAGTTTACGCAACTGCGCATCAGCTATGCGCAAGGCGAGTTTCATTGTCAATTTGCCGCGTAA
- the tssG gene encoding type VI secretion system baseplate subunit TssG translates to MSDTLATIHRLTPLADVFWREVTAAPWRYDLFHLLRRIDAQGGERYPLGRAPLPKFESLRIGQTPSMGFAPATLASAQKRANSAVHEISILSFGLFGPNGPLPVHMTEYARERIHHHQDDSLSAFADLFHHRLTLLFYRAWADAQPTVSLDRADNRRFERYLASLIGMGQPGQLEKGDLSPHARFTHAGHLSRHGRDPEGLEKILRNYFKVPVNIISNVPQWMPLTSREQAQLGAGRRLPRLGVSAFLGVAVRDVQHKFRLEIGPLSAAEYARFLPGENAVNELRDWIRQYLGIEYAWDVRVLIRGDEIPGTVLSGDGKLGYSTWLGHQPAPAPRGDLVFSVEQSDA, encoded by the coding sequence ATGAGTGACACGTTGGCTACCATTCATCGCCTGACGCCGCTGGCGGACGTTTTCTGGCGCGAGGTTACCGCCGCGCCCTGGCGCTACGACCTTTTTCATCTGCTGCGCCGCATTGACGCGCAAGGGGGCGAACGTTATCCGCTTGGGCGCGCGCCGCTGCCGAAATTCGAATCGCTGCGCATCGGGCAAACGCCATCAATGGGGTTTGCCCCCGCGACGCTGGCCAGCGCGCAAAAACGGGCAAATAGCGCGGTGCATGAGATATCGATTCTCAGCTTCGGTCTGTTCGGCCCCAATGGCCCGCTGCCGGTTCATATGACCGAATACGCCCGCGAGCGTATTCATCATCATCAGGACGACAGCCTGAGCGCTTTTGCCGATCTCTTTCATCACCGCCTGACGCTGCTGTTCTACCGCGCCTGGGCCGACGCGCAGCCAACGGTATCGTTAGACCGTGCGGACAACCGCCGCTTTGAGCGCTATCTCGCCTCACTCATCGGCATGGGCCAGCCGGGGCAACTGGAGAAGGGCGACCTGAGCCCGCATGCGCGTTTCACCCACGCAGGCCATCTCAGCCGCCATGGTCGGGATCCGGAAGGGCTGGAGAAGATCCTGCGAAATTACTTCAAAGTCCCGGTCAACATTATCAGCAACGTGCCGCAATGGATGCCGCTGACCTCGCGAGAACAAGCGCAACTGGGGGCGGGAAGGCGTTTACCTCGCCTGGGCGTCTCGGCGTTTCTCGGCGTCGCGGTACGCGATGTTCAGCATAAATTCCGCCTTGAAATCGGCCCGCTTAGCGCCGCCGAATACGCCCGTTTTCTGCCGGGCGAAAACGCGGTAAACGAATTACGCGACTGGATCCGCCAGTATCTTGGGATCGAATATGCATGGGATGTCAGGGTACTTATCCGCGGCGATGAAATACCCGGTACGGTCCTCAGCGGCGACGGCAAACTGGGTTACAGCACCTGGCTTGGCCACCAGCCAGCCCCCGCGCCGCGTGGCGATTTAGTGTTTAGCGTGGAGCAGAGCGACGCTTGA
- the tssF gene encoding type VI secretion system baseplate subunit TssF: MEGKLLEYYNRELAYLREMGAEFAERYPKVAGRLGMRGIEVADPYVERMMEGFAFLTSRVQLKMDAEFPRFSQRLLEMIAPNYLAPTPSMAIAELQPDINKGDLSKGFVVPRGTMMDSQVLKKNGVTCSYTTAHDVTLLPLRIEKAELGGIPADVPLAALGLSQRGAVSALRLRISCEGAQHLGHLTFDRLAFFLSGPDIEALRLLELILAHQVGVVCQTTGRDPLRFSLSEEAIQQEGFAANQALLPEDLRNFDGYRLLHEYFAFPARFRFISINGLSKLIGQCKEEKSFDIIILLDKTDDRLEQVVEANHFALHCTPVINLFPKIAARQSLSDSQHEYHLVVDNIRPLDYEIYSVSKIHGSADGHRDDREFRPFWSSWSKDAGDYGAYFSLRREQRVLSEHALRYGTRTGYTGSETFVSLVDEQHAPWQEDLRYITAEVLCTSRDLPLMLQQELGQFVLADSLPVKTLKMRSGPTPPRPALAEGLSTWRLISQLQMNYLSLMDGENGEGAAALRQLLGLYAGLAETAVARQIEGVRHCVLEPVHRRVPEPGPIVFARGIGITLTVDERAFSGASPWLFGSVLERVFARLVSLNSFTEFTLCSQQRGEIGYWAPRMGKRALI; this comes from the coding sequence ATGGAAGGCAAACTGCTTGAATATTACAACCGCGAGCTGGCCTATCTGCGTGAGATGGGCGCTGAATTCGCCGAACGCTATCCGAAGGTTGCCGGCAGGTTGGGCATGCGCGGTATTGAGGTCGCCGATCCTTACGTTGAGCGGATGATGGAGGGGTTCGCCTTTCTGACTTCCCGCGTGCAGCTAAAAATGGACGCCGAATTCCCGCGCTTTTCACAACGTCTGCTGGAGATGATCGCGCCCAATTATCTGGCGCCTACGCCGTCGATGGCGATAGCCGAACTGCAGCCGGACATCAATAAAGGCGATCTGAGTAAAGGTTTCGTGGTGCCGCGCGGTACGATGATGGACAGCCAGGTATTGAAGAAAAATGGCGTCACCTGTAGTTACACTACCGCGCACGATGTCACGCTGTTGCCGCTGCGTATTGAGAAAGCCGAACTTGGCGGCATCCCCGCCGATGTGCCGCTGGCCGCGCTTGGGCTCAGCCAGCGCGGCGCCGTCAGCGCTTTGCGCCTGCGTATAAGCTGTGAAGGGGCTCAACATCTTGGCCATCTGACCTTTGACCGGCTGGCGTTTTTCTTAAGCGGCCCGGATATTGAGGCGCTGCGCCTGCTGGAGCTGATTCTTGCCCACCAGGTCGGGGTGGTGTGCCAGACCACCGGGCGCGATCCGCTACGTTTTTCGCTGAGCGAAGAGGCTATCCAACAAGAGGGTTTCGCCGCCAATCAGGCGCTGCTACCGGAAGATCTTCGCAATTTTGACGGCTACCGGTTGCTGCACGAATACTTTGCCTTCCCGGCGCGCTTCCGCTTTATCAGTATTAACGGCCTCAGCAAGTTAATTGGCCAGTGCAAGGAAGAAAAATCCTTCGATATCATTATTCTGCTGGATAAAACCGACGACCGGCTGGAACAAGTGGTGGAAGCTAACCACTTCGCGTTGCACTGCACGCCGGTGATTAACCTGTTTCCGAAAATCGCCGCCCGCCAGTCGTTGAGCGACAGCCAACATGAATACCATCTGGTGGTCGATAACATCCGCCCGCTGGACTACGAAATCTATTCGGTGAGTAAAATTCACGGCAGCGCTGATGGCCACCGCGACGATCGCGAGTTCCGTCCATTCTGGAGTTCATGGAGCAAGGATGCCGGAGATTACGGCGCTTATTTTTCACTGCGCCGCGAACAGCGGGTGCTTTCCGAACACGCGCTGCGCTATGGCACGCGTACCGGCTATACCGGCTCTGAGACCTTTGTCTCACTGGTCGATGAGCAGCATGCGCCGTGGCAGGAAGATCTGCGTTACATCACCGCCGAGGTGCTGTGCACCAGCCGCGACCTACCGTTGATGCTACAACAGGAGCTGGGGCAATTCGTGCTGGCGGATTCGCTACCGGTAAAAACATTGAAAATGCGTAGCGGCCCGACGCCGCCGCGACCGGCGCTGGCGGAAGGGCTCAGCACCTGGCGGCTGATAAGCCAGCTGCAGATGAACTATCTCAGCCTGATGGACGGTGAAAATGGCGAAGGCGCAGCAGCGCTGCGCCAGTTGCTTGGGCTGTATGCCGGGCTGGCGGAGACCGCCGTGGCCCGCCAAATCGAAGGGGTACGCCACTGCGTGCTGGAGCCAGTTCATCGCCGGGTGCCGGAGCCGGGGCCGATCGTCTTCGCCCGCGGTATCGGCATTACCTTGACCGTTGACGAGCGCGCTTTTTCCGGCGCCAGCCCGTGGCTGTTTGGCAGCGTACTGGAACGGGTCTTTGCCCGGCTGGTGTCGCTCAACAGCTTTACCGAATTCACCTTATGTAGCCAGCAGCGCGGCGAAATCGGTTACTGGGCGCCGCGAATGGGGAAAAGGGCGCTGATATGA
- the tssE gene encoding type VI secretion system baseplate subunit TssE translates to MNKPVRDGDALRSGWQARSKQETIGARDKMQPSLLDRLTDNQPQKKSEPLNSNLITHSTLRRHVLRDLQWLFNTINHDDPQALAALAHVRRSVVNFGVAPLAGKRMSDIEWQDIQRKLTEAIISFEPRILPQGLQVRCISDTQSLDLHNVLSIEIKGRLWCVPYPLEFLFRTDVDLENGHFELKDAG, encoded by the coding sequence ATGAACAAACCGGTACGCGACGGTGACGCGCTGCGCAGCGGCTGGCAGGCGCGTAGCAAACAAGAGACCATTGGCGCCCGCGATAAGATGCAGCCGTCGCTGCTCGACCGCCTGACCGATAATCAGCCGCAGAAAAAATCAGAGCCGCTTAACAGCAACCTGATCACCCACAGTACGCTGCGCCGTCACGTGCTGCGCGATCTGCAGTGGCTGTTTAATACCATCAATCATGACGATCCGCAGGCGTTGGCCGCGCTGGCGCACGTGCGCCGTTCGGTGGTTAATTTCGGCGTCGCGCCGCTGGCCGGGAAACGGATGTCGGATATTGAGTGGCAGGATATTCAGCGCAAACTTACCGAGGCGATTATCAGCTTCGAGCCGCGCATTCTGCCGCAGGGGCTGCAGGTCCGCTGTATTTCTGATACCCAGTCACTGGATTTACATAACGTCCTGTCGATTGAAATCAAAGGGCGGCTGTGGTGCGTACCGTATCCATTAGAGTTTCTGTTCCGTACCGATGTGGATCTCGAAAATGGCCACTTTGAATTGAAAGACGCGGGGTAA
- a CDS encoding type VI secretion system accessory protein TagJ, translating to MNTLYQQLAGESVGAALQRLESEIKSRPADADLRAAFVQFLCLSGNWTRALAQLKSWLALKPQAQPTVTLLEQSIQGEQQRDAVFAGSARPQMPDSQWPWLSALASALCSDSETAQRQRLAAFEQAPLNPGNLNQTDTPAVAFHWLMDGDARLGPVCELIVNGRYCWLPFAAIAEIRFQAPASVTDLVWRHALVRLTDGSEQVCQIPARYPVTPQAEARFQLGRATEWQPLDDEGSLYQGHGQKVWLNDSDEFPILSLDVVSFA from the coding sequence ATGAACACGCTATATCAACAGCTGGCTGGCGAAAGCGTCGGCGCGGCGCTGCAACGCCTGGAAAGCGAGATCAAAAGCCGTCCCGCCGATGCCGATTTACGTGCGGCGTTCGTTCAGTTTCTATGCCTGAGCGGTAACTGGACGCGCGCGTTGGCGCAGCTAAAAAGCTGGCTGGCGCTGAAGCCGCAGGCCCAGCCAACGGTCACCCTGCTGGAACAGAGCATTCAGGGCGAGCAGCAGCGCGATGCGGTATTTGCCGGCAGCGCCCGCCCGCAGATGCCGGACAGCCAGTGGCCGTGGCTGTCTGCGCTGGCCTCCGCGCTTTGTTCCGATTCAGAAACCGCCCAGCGACAGCGGCTGGCCGCCTTTGAACAGGCGCCCCTTAATCCTGGTAATCTCAATCAGACGGATACCCCCGCGGTCGCTTTTCACTGGTTGATGGACGGCGACGCGCGTCTGGGCCCGGTTTGCGAACTTATCGTCAATGGCCGGTATTGCTGGCTGCCGTTCGCCGCTATCGCCGAAATTCGTTTTCAGGCCCCGGCGAGCGTCACCGATCTGGTGTGGCGCCACGCTCTGGTGCGCCTGACCGATGGAAGCGAGCAGGTGTGTCAGATCCCCGCGCGTTACCCTGTCACGCCGCAGGCGGAAGCCCGCTTCCAGTTGGGCCGCGCCACCGAGTGGCAGCCGCTGGACGACGAAGGATCGCTCTATCAGGGCCACGGACAGAAAGTGTGGCTTAACGATAGCGATGAATTCCCGATTCTCTCTCTCGACGTGGTGAGTTTTGCATGA
- a CDS encoding PP2C family protein-serine/threonine phosphatase, translating into MDITTASLSRQGTRASNQDQTGECVGERSACFVVCDGIAGLPGGEVAAELARNAILDRFDGDNHLNAQTIRQYVQQANGAILQQQQATPDYRRMGTTLVSLFIDRDYKLAYWAHAGDSRLYLFRRGWLYHVTTDHSLVQQMKDAGHQTDDINSNLLYRALGMASDGAEASYSDVVPVEDGDAFLLCTDGFWHGVGEEQMKSSLQMVNTPQEWLTLMNQYLQRNNDGDQASQDNYSAVAVWMGSPEEATLLHSLADAAQFFPLRD; encoded by the coding sequence ATGGACATTACCACGGCTTCTCTTTCCCGCCAGGGAACGCGCGCCAGCAATCAGGATCAGACCGGCGAATGCGTGGGTGAGCGCTCCGCCTGCTTTGTGGTCTGCGACGGCATTGCCGGGTTGCCCGGCGGCGAGGTGGCGGCGGAACTGGCGCGCAACGCTATTCTGGATCGGTTTGACGGCGATAATCATCTGAACGCCCAGACCATTCGCCAGTATGTACAGCAGGCCAACGGCGCCATTCTCCAGCAACAGCAGGCGACGCCGGATTATCGGCGAATGGGCACCACGCTGGTGAGCCTGTTTATCGATCGCGATTATAAGCTGGCCTATTGGGCCCACGCCGGTGATAGCCGGTTATACCTGTTTCGCCGCGGCTGGCTGTACCACGTCACCACTGACCACAGTCTGGTCCAACAGATGAAAGATGCCGGACATCAGACCGACGATATTAACAGCAACCTGCTGTACCGGGCGTTAGGCATGGCCAGCGACGGTGCGGAAGCCAGCTATAGCGATGTGGTGCCGGTAGAAGATGGCGATGCCTTTTTGCTCTGTACCGACGGTTTCTGGCACGGCGTCGGCGAAGAGCAGATGAAATCCTCCCTGCAGATGGTCAACACCCCGCAGGAGTGGTTAACCCTGATGAATCAGTATCTTCAGAGAAACAATGACGGCGACCAGGCCTCGCAGGACAACTACAGCGCCGTCGCGGTATGGATGGGCAGTCCGGAAGAGGCGACGCTGCTGCACTCGCTGGCCGACGCCGCGCAATTTTTCCCCCTGCGGGATTGA